One Bosea sp. 124 genomic window, CGTCGTTGCGCTTCATCACCGTCTTCACGTCGGCCTCTCGCGATACCAGCGTGAAGGGGCCGGTGCCGTTGGCGTTGCGGACTGCGAAGTTCTCTTCCTTGTTCTTGAAATCCTGCGCCTTGGTGGCGCCGTTCTTCTCGGCCCAGGCCTTGCTCATGATCCGGATCGAGGAGGTGTTGTTGACCAGCAGCGGGTTCGGCCCCTTGGTCTTGATCCGCACCGTCAGGTCGTCGACCTTGCTGACCTTCTCGACCGAGGTCAGATAGCCCTTGAAGTCCGAGGTCGGCTGCATGGCGCGCTCATAGGAGAACACCACGTCGTCGGCGGTCAGCGCGCTGCCGTCATGGAATTTGACGCCCGCTTCGAGCTTGAATTCCCAGGTCGTCGCATCGTCGGGCAGCACGCGCCAGGACGAGGCGAGCAGCGGCAGGAGCCTGCCGGCGTGGTCGCGCTCGGTCAGGCTTTCATAAAGGTGCTGGTTGAGCGAGGTGGTCGGACCCTCGTTCTGGCCGTGCGGGTCGATCGTGAGGGCGTCGCCGGCAGCGGCCCATTTCAGCGGCCTGGCCTCGGCCGCGCCCAGCGCCAGCACCGAAACCCCGATCAACGCGGCAGCAAAGCCGAAAACACGCGATTTCATCGGATGATACCTCCCTTGCAGGCAGCCTGCGGCGCCTGAAAGGAGAGGATGTTAGGGGCAGGCCGCGCACGAGTCACGGGTCTAATGCGCGCGGGGTGCATGGGTGGAAGCAGTGTCTGCCCGATCTTGCGGCAGCCAGCAGGCTTGTCGGCAAGGTGCCCGTCAGCGCGCCAGATCCGCAATCAGCTTGCGGATGAAAGCCGCGCCGGCGTCGAGCTGCGCCACCGTGATGAACTCGTCGGGCTGGTGCGCCTGGGCGATGTCGCCGGGACCGCAGACCACGGTCGACCAGCCGGCGCGCTGGAACAGGCCGCCCTCGGTGCCATAGGCGACGACATGGCGGCCATTGTCGCCGCTCAGGCGGCGGCAGAGTTCCTCGGACGCGCCGTTCTGCTCGGGCCCCATCGCCGGGGTGTCGGAGGTGATGACGAAGTCGATGCCGGTCTCGGGCGCGATCGCCTGCATCTGCGCCTCCAGCTCGGCGACCTCGGCGCGATAGCGCTCGGCGTAAGCCTCGAAGGTCTCGCCGGGAATGCAGCGGACCTCATGGGTGAAGCTGCAATGCTCGGCCGTGATGTTGACCGCGGTTCCGCCCTGGACGACTCCGACATGGAGCGTGGTGTAGGGCGGCTCGAAACCGTTGCCGGCATCGGTGCGGGCCTTGTTTTCGGCCATCACCTTGTTGTGCCAGTCGATCAGCCGGCCAGCGATCATCACGGCCGGCACGCCGACATCGACGCGGCTCGAATGCACCGCATGTCCACGAACCGTGGTGCGCATCCGCAGGCCGCCCTTGTGGCCGGTGACCACCTGCATCATCGAGGGTTCGCCGACGATCACGGCGGCGGGCTTCAGGCCGTCCTCGACCATCGCCTTGATCAGCACGCGCGCGCCCTGGCAGCCGACCTCCTCGTCATAGGACAAGGCAATGTGGATCGGCCGCTTCAGCGGCGCGGCCAGCATCTCCGGCACGAGGGCCAGCGCAATGGCGTCGAAGCCCTTCATGTCGCAGGAGCCGCGCCCGTAGAGCTTGCCGTCCCGCTCCGTCAGCGTCCAGGGATCGGAGGTCCAGTCCTGGCCGGCGACCGGCACGACATCGGTGTGGCCGGAGAGGACGACGCCGCCGTCCACCCTGGGGCCGATCGTGGCGTAGAGATTGGCCTTGTCGCCATCGGCATTGTGCGCGAGCGTGCTCTCGACGCCC contains:
- the argE gene encoding acetylornithine deacetylase, whose product is MTPKQMLARLVSFNTESQRSNLDLIHFCRDYLAGLGVESTLAHNADGDKANLYATIGPRVDGGVVLSGHTDVVPVAGQDWTSDPWTLTERDGKLYGRGSCDMKGFDAIALALVPEMLAAPLKRPIHIALSYDEEVGCQGARVLIKAMVEDGLKPAAVIVGEPSMMQVVTGHKGGLRMRTTVRGHAVHSSRVDVGVPAVMIAGRLIDWHNKVMAENKARTDAGNGFEPPYTTLHVGVVQGGTAVNITAEHCSFTHEVRCIPGETFEAYAERYRAEVAELEAQMQAIAPETGIDFVITSDTPAMGPEQNGASEELCRRLSGDNGRHVVAYGTEGGLFQRAGWSTVVCGPGDIAQAHQPDEFITVAQLDAGAAFIRKLIADLAR